Below is a window of Luteolibacter rhizosphaerae DNA.
TCGCTTGCGACTGGCGGGTCGCCAGTGACGAGAAGGCCACCAAGATCGGACTGCCCGAAACTCAGCTCGGTATTCTTCCCGCCTGGGGTGGCACCACGCGTCTGCCAAGATTGATCGGTCTGCCCGCTGCCCTGCCTTTGATTCTGGCCGGCAAGATCATGCCCGCGAAGGCGGCGCGCGCTAAAGGTATCGTCGATGCCGTCGTGCCGCAGGAGCACCTTGAAGAGCATGCCCTCGTGCTGCTGCAGAAGGGCAAGCGCCACGCCAAGCCACACCTGCTGATTCACAATCCGCTCGTCGCCCCGCTAATCGCCCTCAAAGCGCGGGCCGATCTGAAGAAGAAGACCCACGGACTCTATCCCGGACCGGAGGCGGCCCTCGAGGTGGCCGCGAAATCCTGCTACGGCCCCGTCCACGCCGGCTTCGAGCGCGAGCGGGAGGCGATCCTCCAGCTTGCCGAGCGGCCGGAGACCCACCAACTGCTCCGGCTCTTCTTCCTTCAGGAGCGCGCGAAGAAGCACAAGATCGTGGCCGCCGATCCTCAACCGGTAGGCCGCTGCGCCGTGATTGGTGCCGGCGTCATGGGAGCGGGCATCGCCTACTGGCTGAGCACCCGCGGACATGAAGTGATCCTGCGCGATCTCGACGATGCAGCCCTCGCCAAAGGAATGAAGTCGATCGCCAAGGGCTATGATGAGGCTCGCAAGCGCCGCGTGCTAACCCCGACGGAGGCCGCGCGCGGCATCGATCGCATCCTGCCTTCTTCCGTCCCAGTGCCCTTGGACCGCTGTGACCTGGTGATCGAAGCGGCCGTGGAGAAGCTCGACATCAAGCGCAAGGTCTTCGCCGACCTTTCCGCCCGCACACGACCGGACACGATCCTGGCCACAAACACCTCCGCCCTGCCCGTTCATGAACTGGCCGAGGTGATCACCCATCCCGAGCGCCTGGTGGGCTTGCACTTTTTCAATCCCGTCCACCGCATGCAGTTGGTCGAGGTGGTGCGAACCCCTCAAACATCCGACGCGACTTTGGCGACCGCTGTGGGCTTCGTCCGCTCGATCGGCAAGCTCCCCGTGGTGGTCCGGGATTCACCGGGCTTCCTCGTGAATCGGATTCTGATGCCCTACTTGGTCGAGGCGGCGTCTCTCTTCGAACGCGGTGGAGACCCCGAGGAGCTTGATGATGACATGCTGGACTTCGGCATGCCCATGGGTCCGCTCCGCCTTCTCGACGAAGTCGGTCTGGATGTGGCGGCACATGTTGCCCGGACCTTGGCGGACGCCTTCCCCGAGCGCATGAAAGTTCCGGACTTGCTCGACAAGCTCATTGCCAAAGGTCATCTCGGCCGCAAATCCGGATCCGGATTCTACATCTACGAAGGTCATCGTACCCGTCCGAATCTGGAGGCCTTGGCCCTTCGCAGCGGGACGGAGCCTCTGCCCGCGGATACCGCCCGCCATCTCGCCCGCTGCATGAGCGAGGAAGCGCGGCTCTGCCTGGACGAGCATGTCGCCGAAACGGCAGACGACATCGACCTCGCGATGGTGCTCGGCACCGGCTACGCGCCCTTCCGTGGCGGCCCCCTCCAGTACGAACTCAACCTGGCAAGCATGCCGAAGAACAACGCCCCAACGGCGAAACCCGCGACCCCGCGATCCCATGAAGGCCTCACTCACGCCACCCGACACCACTGAAAAGAAAGTCCGCCGCGATACCGGCGCTTCCATCATCGACACCACGAAGATGTCGGAAGGCCAGCGCGCGGCCTTGGAGCTGGCCGAGTCCTCGCGCGATAGCCGGGAACTCAGCGGCTTCGCCGCCTCACTCTTCGATGGCTCCCCGGACTTCAGCCCGCTCTTCCCCTTCCCCGCTCAGAACGAGAGCGACCGCGCGGAAGGCGACGCCTTCCTCCAGAAGCTCGGCACCTTCCTACGCGAGCGCACCGATCCCGATGCCATCGACCGCGAGGGCGAGATCCCGGACGAGGTCTTCAAAGGACTCGCCACCCTCGGTGCCTTCGGCATCAAGATCCCGAAAGAACTCGGCGGACTGGGTCTCTCCCAGACGAACTACTCGCGTGCCGCGATGCTGCTCGGCGGTCATTGCGGCAACCTGACCGCGCTGCTCTCCGCACATCAATCGATCGGCATTCCCCAGCCGCTTCTCGTGTTCGGCACGGATGAGCAGAAGAAGAAGTATCTCCCAAGATGTGCCGCAGGAGATGTCTCAGCCTTCGCCCTGACGGAAACCGAAGTCGGTTCCGATCCCGCGCGCATGAAAACGGAAGCCAAGCTATCCGACGACGGCAGCCATTGGATTCTCGATGGCGAGAAGCTCTGGTGCACGAACGGTTTGAAAGCGAAGCACCTGATTGTGATGGCTCGCACGCCGCTGCCGGACAAGCCGAACGCCATCACTGCCTTCATCGTGGAGACCTCGTGGCCCGGCGTGGAGATCGTGAACCGCTGCCGCTTCATGGGCCTGAAGGCGCTCTATAATGGCGTGATCCGTTTCACCGGCGTGAAGGTGCCGCGTGAGAATGTGGTAGGGGATGAAGGCAAAGGACTGAAAGTTGCTCTGACAACGCTGAACACCGGGCGGCTGACCCTCCCCGCCGCTTGTGTCGGTTTGCTTGATCGCTGCCTCGACATCGCGCTTACTTGGTCCCGCAGCCGCGAGCAATGGGGCCAAGCCATCGGCAAGCACGAAGCGATCGCTGGCAAGCTCGCGGACCTTGCCGCCGACGCATTCGCCACTGAAGCGATGGTTCGCTACACCTCCGCTTTGGTCGATGTGGATAAACACGCCGACATCCGCCTGGAGGCGGCCATGGCCAAGCTCTGGGGCACGGAGGCCGGCTGGCGCGGTGCCGATAGAACCATGCAGATCAAGGGCGGCCGCGGTTACGAGACCGCGGACTCCTTGCGCGCCCGCGGTGACAAGCCCGATCCGGTGGAGCGTCTTCTCCGCGATAGCCGCATCAACACGATCTTCGAGGGCTCCACCGAGATCATGCACCTCTTCATCGCCCGCGAAGCACTAGATCCTCACCTCCGCCGCGGTGCCGCAGCACTCGATACCCGCAAGGTTGCAGGCGAGCGCCTGAATGCCGCGGCCAAGGCGGGCCTCTACTACGCACGCTGGTATCCCGCCCGCTGGCTACCTTCATCGGGCCACATTCCCCACGACTTGGATCCCGGCCTGAAACGCGGTCTCCGCGATATCGCGAAGCTGAGCCGCAAGCTCGCCCGCACCCTCTTTCACTCCATGGCCCTGAACGGACCCAAGCTGGAACGCCGCCAGCTCTTGTTAGGCCGTTTGGTCGATATCGGTGCCGAACTCTTTGCAATGAGCGTCTCCGTCTCCCGTGCCCACACGCTCGGTGACACCCGCTCGATCGAGACTGCCATCTACATCTGCCTGCGCGGCAAGCGCCGCATCGAAGCACTCTTCGCGGATGCCTCACGATCGCCGGATAAGACGGCTTACCGCCTCGCCAAAGCTCTTCTGGAGTCCTCTTGAGGGGTCCATTGGCCCGATCTTGTTCTTGTCCCCATTCCTGCTCTGCAGGCATGGTTCACAGAGATGGCCGAAGAGCCGGTAGATCCCTATGTCCCGCCGGCAACCAATTGGATGCCCCCCGGTAGCAATCTCCGCTCGGAGCATCTTAGAAATCCCCGCCTATGGGCCCATCTCTGCTGCTGGCCCTACGGGATCGCCGCGACCTTCGATCTCGTTCATCAACTGCTCGGACTAGCCGGTTATACGGCAGCGCCTACTTGGCAAAAGTTCATGGGGCAGACTCTGGTTGGGGCGAGGATATCGGCAGCACTCTTCTTCCTCTGCTGGGTTTACCGCGTGGCTTGGAATGCACGGAAGCTGGCCCCTCCCGGCACCACCGTTGAGCCAGCCGGGATCGTCGGCACTTTCTTCATTCCCGCCCTCAATTTGGTAGCTCCGTGGTGGCAGATGAAGCGCGTCGCCCGGATCACAGCAGGAACTGCGCTGCAAAACCACATCAAAGTCTGGTGGGCCGCGGTCCTCGTTGCTTACCTGATTCCCTTTCACCTTCTCACTATCCTCGGGGTGCTCGAGGATCACATCCGGGACTCCCTCCTCGGCGATGGGATCGTGCGATATTGGTATGACTACTTGTCCAAGCCTCTCTTCTTTCTGGTCGCAATCACCGGTATCACCATGGTCATGCGGCTCACCCGCGCCCAACTCAGACGGGATGCTCGATGACACCCTGATTCAGGGCCTCCACCAGTAGGGTCCGTGTCGGCCGGTTGAGGTCCAGCCCCATCGCCTCTGCCGGCGTGACCCAGCGATAGTCCTGCGCTTCCTCGTTGAGGACGATCTCCCCGCTCTTCACCCGCGCCACATAGTTCAGCAGCAGGAAGTGCTCCGGCCGCAGAAACTCGTGCGAGTCGATACAGTCCTGCACGATCACGAAGCGGATGCGATCGATCTCCAAGCCGGTTTCCTCCCGGATCTCGCGCCGCAGCGCGTCCTCCGTGCTCTCGCCCCGGCGGATCTTGCCACCGGGAATCCCCCAGCGGTGGCCCCACTTGTGCGTGCGAAGCATCAGCAGCTTGCCCTTTCCGTCGTGAAGCAGCGCTCCTACCGTCGCCACCGGTCGAGGACGCCAACCCGGTCTACCCACGAAACGACGCAGCGCATCCAGATCCGGCACCGTGAGGTCGGGTCGCGATTCCGAGAGCGGCCCCGCCAAGGTATACCCCGTAAGCACCGCAATCGAAGTAAGCTTCCCGTGCCGCGCCGTATCGATGTCATGCGTCATGTCACCGATGAAGGCGGTCTCCTCCGGTACTAGCCGGTGTTTCGAAATGATCTCCAAGATCAGCTCCCGCTTGTCCAGCACCCCGGAATAGGTCGCCTCGAAGAAATCTGCCAGCCCCAGATCCACCAGTTGTTTCTTGAACGACTCGCTGTCCATGCTCGTCAGCACGAAGGCTCGCACCCCGTGCTGCTTGCACCACTCCAGCTTCTCCCGTGCATGAGGCAGAATCGTTACTGGCGACTTGCTTCCCGCAAATGCCTGCCGGAAATGCACCTCGAGTTCCGGCAAGGGAACCCCCGGTAGCATCTCCTCGTAAAATTCACGATACGGCAACCGGAAGACCCTTCGGAACTCCTCGCGATCCAAGGCGGGCTTGCCATAGATCGAGAGCACATGATTGGTCGCCTCCAATACCGGAGGCAGGTCGTCCACAAGCGTGCCTGACCAGTCGAAGATGAAATTTCGGAACATGAAGGAGGGCTCCCGGGAGCGGTTTGGCGGATAGCCATTCCTAGCCCCGCGCGCGCTTGGAAGAAAGCCCAATCCCGCCCCTACTTCTCGGCATCCGAGATTGTGCTCCGCACTTGGATCGTGCGGTCGATCTCGAAGCTCACATACGCCACCCGTTCCGGCGTGCGGTCATTGAAGGGCGTCACCGTCAGCACCTCGATCGTATAGATCCCGTCCTCGCCCAGATCGGTCGGCAGCAAGGTCAGCGGCACCACCGCGTTCTGCGGCGCATAGGTGTTGAAGGACACCACGGAGGACCCGATCACCGTGCCGATGCGTCCGAGCTGCGGCGCGCCATGGTAGATCTGCGCGTAGGTCACGCTGTCCGGATACAAGTCCTTCAGGGTCACCCGCGCGTCGGAAGGCAGGTCCATGTAGCGCTTCCCCTCCTCGAGGTTCTCCACCACCCCCTCGCATATCGGCCAGACTTGGATCTTGGCCGAGGCGATTGCCGCCTTCTGCCCCGTCGATCCCAGCGGCACCCTCACCGTAAAGGTCTCTTCTCCGATCGCCTTCGTCGGTCGTTCGAAGGGCAATTGCTGATAGACGTTCGTGTCCGTGAAATCGCCGTTCAGCGTGAAGCGGTAGCCCTCGCCATAGGTCCCCTGCCCGCTCCCGTTCGGGAACGGCGTGTGCAGTTCCGGATGATACACCTTGAAGCTGCGATCCATATCCGCGCTGCTCACCCCGCCGCGCGGGTCAGATGGATCGGCCAGCTTGCGGATCGCCAGCGAAAACGAATACGGCCGGTCCGCACGCGTCCGCACCGGCTGGTAGTTATCCTCGGAACGCAGGATCACCATCGCCTCCGGCAGGTGCGCCCCCACCGTCTTCTCATCGAGCAGCTTCGGCAAAGGCGGCGCATCTCCGCCACCTCCTAGGTTGATGTCCAAATGGATGCCTAGCACGTCCAGATCGAGCAGATGCGAATCTAGCGACACGTTCGCATGGGCGATGTTCCCCGCATTCAGATCCAACAGACTCCACGGGCTGTAATGGTCATCCTCATACGCGTAGAGTTGGAAGACCGCCCCATCCCCTTCCAGCGGCTTGGATAAGACCTCGCCCGTCTTGCCCGTCACCGGGACGTCGTAGACCACTGTCTGATTCTCGATCAGCTGGATCTGCCGGATAAAGTCCACGGCTATCGAGGATCCGGAGCCGAGAACGAGCAGAGCGGGGAGGAGGAGCCTGCGTTTCATTGCGTTTTTTCGACAAGGGTGGGAGGAGTCAAAACGGTCACCGGATTGCCGCGGAAAGTCGCGATCACCATCTTTCCCGCCGCCGCAAAGGACTTGCGGTCCGCCTCCGCGATCGCCGCCTCCCCTCGCACCTGTGGCATCGTCACCTCCCGCGTCGTGATCCAATTGCGGTTGGCCACCAGGAATTCCGACCACACCATCATGCGGCCTTGCGGCTTCGCCATGATTCGTTCGGACATCCCCTCGGGGCAATGGATCACGCAACCCTTCGGCAGCATCACAAAGCGTTCGCCATCCCCAACGAACTGCGAAAGCTCGGCCAGACTGTAACCCTGCGGCTTGAACTTCACCACCTTGGGCTCCAGCCCCTTCTTTTTCCTCAGTTCCTTCAGCAGCTCGTCGCTCGGCAGATCGCCCGCCGGCCCCTTCTGTTCCTTTGGCAGGACTTCCGGCCCCGTCCCCGTGCGTCGCGGTTCTTCCTCCGCCGCGGAAGTGGCCACTGCCGCCGCGATGAATATGGTCACCCAAGTCTTCATGGCAGAACCTCGATCTTGAGCCATCCGTTTCCTTGCGTGCCGCTCAGGTCGATTGCCACGTTCAGCAGATCCGGCGTCTGGATCTCCGGCAAATCGATACCTTCGCTCGTACCCAGATCCGTCTTCTGCGGCGGGGTCCCGATCACCGTGAGATTCACATCCCCCAGATCCAGCCCTAGAAAGGGCGGCCGGTAGACTTGCGGCAGCTCTTCGCGGTTGATCTCGTAGCCCACTTCCAGCGCACTCCCCAGCACCGCACTGGAAGATGCTATCACCAGTTCACCGGACATCTCGGGTGGGGCCGGGTGATACTCGCCCAGCACGTAAAAGTGTCCGGTCGAATTCAGATTGTAGTGAGGAGGGCTCGTCAGCCCCGGCAAAATCGAGCTCAGCAGGTCGGAGCCCGCCATGTGGAAGGTCAGGTTTACCGGAACCTTGTTCTGTGGGTCGCACAGCGTCCAGTTCGCGCCGTAGCGTTGGGTCGGTTGCAGCCTCACCCCGGGCGAGTTCCCGCTCACTTGGAGCTGCTCCGGATAGAACTGCGCCAATCCGGTCTGCACCCGCACGTAGGTGCTTGAACTCACCACCGCCCCGGTAGGAATCAGGCCCAGCAGCTTCTCACGGAACTGGGTTCCCACCAGCACCGCATTCGCCGCGGAGTTCCCCAGCGTCAGACTCCCCGCCACCCCGAAGACGTCGTACCGGTAGGGCTGGCCCAAGGCCACCGTCTGGGATCGGTTCGCAGCGTTCAGCGCGACCGTGGAGGTCATGCCCGGCGCCCAGCACTGCACTTGAGCGCTGGCGGGATCTGTGGAGACGGCGACGAAGGCACACAATGGTACCGCTCGGAAAGCATTCCGGGGGATCATGGCTGGCTGATGTAAGGATGAAAACCCAGGCAACTCGGATTACCCGGGAAGGGGGGTGATCAGAACCGGCGTAAGGTGGGACTGCCGCCGGAACTGCAATCTTGCGTGTGGGCCCCCCTCGCGAACGAGCTATGGAACTCAGCACACTTGACTACCCAACTTGTCGCATCATCAAGGAAGTTGAACAAGAGGGCAGAGAAACCTTCTACTTATGGTTCCATAAGCATAACTCCCCGTCCTCCTAACCCACTGAAAATCGAATGATTTTCACCATCCCCTCTCCCGCGGCCGCCTGAATATTCTTCAACAGCACCGTCTTCGTTTGCTCCAACTGGAAGCGGATTGCCGGCTGCAAGACCTGCAGGGTCAGACACCCGTTTTTCAGTGAAACGGGCGTTGCATGCCGGGCCACGAACTCCCCCGCCACCTCTTTCCACATCTCCCTCAGGCGTTCTTCGTCGATCCCCTCGCTCGCACCGGCCTGCCGGAGGATTCCGGCAAGGAACTCCTTCGGCAAATGCAGGCGCTCATCCAGATGCGCAGGCTCGTCACCGCCCCGCCAGTCCCGCAGGATGGCGCGTCGCATCGCCTCCAGCCGGGATTCCTTTTTCATGGCTCGGTGGCGGGCTTATTCCTCGCCATCCTCCCCGATCGCTTCCACCGGGCAGCCTTCCATCGCCTCCCGGCACTGGGATTTCTCCTCATCGTTCTCGGGCTGCTTGTAGACGTAGGAATATCCCTCGTCGTCGGAGCGGGTGAAATTGTTCGGGGCGGTTTCGCGGCAGAGGTCGCAGTCGATGCACTGGCTATCGACGTAGAACTTGCCTGACACGTTCTCCGGATTCTTGTCTTCGCGGTCGGCCATCGGGAAATAAGGAGGATAATCCTGCTCCGGACTGCATCGCGCCACCTGACCTCCCATGCAATCCTTTTTGCGGACCTCTTTGCGGGCGAGGTTTCCACTGGCCAAGCCCCGGCGGGATTTCTAAACCGGGGCTGCGCCTTCACTCATGCCTGCGGATCCACCCAGCAATACCGGTTCACCCGACCGGAGCCGCCCCACCGCGGCCGACCTCTCCAAGGAAACCACCGAAGGCGACCTCTGGAATCTCGATGACGAGCCGGTCGAGAACCTGCCCACCAAACCTGCGCCTCCGCCCGCCGCCGGCAGCCGCGCCGCCCCTGCGGAATCCGCCGGGCGCAAGGCCATCCAGCGCTCCGAGCCTCAGGGCGCGGCGCGCAAGGCAGCCCCGGCCAAGGACGAATCGCCGTCCGCCGCCTCGCACGATGAAATCGGGGATCTCGACGAAACCCCGGGGGAAGATCAGGAAGAAGCCGTTCTCCTCGTCCTTGAGGACGAACCGCAGTCAGCCCCCGCGGCACAGCTTCCCCGGGAAGAAGCGCCCGCCCCACCGGCAGAGGCAGCCCCGCGCCAGAATCGTCCCCGTCCTGCACCTGCCCCGCCGCCAACCACCCTCTCACTCCCGAAGCTTAGTTCCCGCGAAATCATCGGCCTCGGTGCCTTTGGTTTCTTCATCGCGCTGGCCGCCATCTGGGTCATCACTCGTTTCTTCACCCAAGTCCCTTTCCAGGACAGCTACCTCGCCGCGCCCGATTATCCGGTTCGCGGCCAGCACGCAGTCATCATCGCCGCGGAAACCTTCTGGCGAGAGCCCGTCCGTGAAGGCGCGAACCGCGATAGCGCCAAGCGCGAGGTGATGATGATCCCGGTCGTGGAGATCACCTTCGATCCCAACTCCAGTGCCGGGGCTCTCTGGATCATCTTCAAGAATCAGGACGGCGAA
It encodes the following:
- a CDS encoding 3-hydroxyacyl-CoA dehydrogenase NAD-binding domain-containing protein — protein: MNHLHFQLQGSHGVLTFDREGSSANIFDRPALVELSEKLDALSAHPELAGLIIRSAKPSIFIAGADLKALSSAHGEELRDLIELGQATFDKLAHLPYPTVAAIHGACVGGGLELALACDWRVASDEKATKIGLPETQLGILPAWGGTTRLPRLIGLPAALPLILAGKIMPAKAARAKGIVDAVVPQEHLEEHALVLLQKGKRHAKPHLLIHNPLVAPLIALKARADLKKKTHGLYPGPEAALEVAAKSCYGPVHAGFEREREAILQLAERPETHQLLRLFFLQERAKKHKIVAADPQPVGRCAVIGAGVMGAGIAYWLSTRGHEVILRDLDDAALAKGMKSIAKGYDEARKRRVLTPTEAARGIDRILPSSVPVPLDRCDLVIEAAVEKLDIKRKVFADLSARTRPDTILATNTSALPVHELAEVITHPERLVGLHFFNPVHRMQLVEVVRTPQTSDATLATAVGFVRSIGKLPVVVRDSPGFLVNRILMPYLVEAASLFERGGDPEELDDDMLDFGMPMGPLRLLDEVGLDVAAHVARTLADAFPERMKVPDLLDKLIAKGHLGRKSGSGFYIYEGHRTRPNLEALALRSGTEPLPADTARHLARCMSEEARLCLDEHVAETADDIDLAMVLGTGYAPFRGGPLQYELNLASMPKNNAPTAKPATPRSHEGLTHATRHH
- a CDS encoding acyl-CoA dehydrogenase family protein, which codes for MKASLTPPDTTEKKVRRDTGASIIDTTKMSEGQRAALELAESSRDSRELSGFAASLFDGSPDFSPLFPFPAQNESDRAEGDAFLQKLGTFLRERTDPDAIDREGEIPDEVFKGLATLGAFGIKIPKELGGLGLSQTNYSRAAMLLGGHCGNLTALLSAHQSIGIPQPLLVFGTDEQKKKYLPRCAAGDVSAFALTETEVGSDPARMKTEAKLSDDGSHWILDGEKLWCTNGLKAKHLIVMARTPLPDKPNAITAFIVETSWPGVEIVNRCRFMGLKALYNGVIRFTGVKVPRENVVGDEGKGLKVALTTLNTGRLTLPAACVGLLDRCLDIALTWSRSREQWGQAIGKHEAIAGKLADLAADAFATEAMVRYTSALVDVDKHADIRLEAAMAKLWGTEAGWRGADRTMQIKGGRGYETADSLRARGDKPDPVERLLRDSRINTIFEGSTEIMHLFIAREALDPHLRRGAAALDTRKVAGERLNAAAKAGLYYARWYPARWLPSSGHIPHDLDPGLKRGLRDIAKLSRKLARTLFHSMALNGPKLERRQLLLGRLVDIGAELFAMSVSVSRAHTLGDTRSIETAIYICLRGKRRIEALFADASRSPDKTAYRLAKALLESS
- a CDS encoding DUF4328 domain-containing protein; its protein translation is MAEEPVDPYVPPATNWMPPGSNLRSEHLRNPRLWAHLCCWPYGIAATFDLVHQLLGLAGYTAAPTWQKFMGQTLVGARISAALFFLCWVYRVAWNARKLAPPGTTVEPAGIVGTFFIPALNLVAPWWQMKRVARITAGTALQNHIKVWWAAVLVAYLIPFHLLTILGVLEDHIRDSLLGDGIVRYWYDYLSKPLFFLVAITGITMVMRLTRAQLRRDAR
- a CDS encoding NUDIX domain-containing protein — translated: MFRNFIFDWSGTLVDDLPPVLEATNHVLSIYGKPALDREEFRRVFRLPYREFYEEMLPGVPLPELEVHFRQAFAGSKSPVTILPHAREKLEWCKQHGVRAFVLTSMDSESFKKQLVDLGLADFFEATYSGVLDKRELILEIISKHRLVPEETAFIGDMTHDIDTARHGKLTSIAVLTGYTLAGPLSESRPDLTVPDLDALRRFVGRPGWRPRPVATVGALLHDGKGKLLMLRTHKWGHRWGIPGGKIRRGESTEDALRREIREETGLEIDRIRFVIVQDCIDSHEFLRPEHFLLLNYVARVKSGEIVLNEEAQDYRWVTPAEAMGLDLNRPTRTLLVEALNQGVIEHPV
- a CDS encoding DUF721 domain-containing protein — protein: MKKESRLEAMRRAILRDWRGGDEPAHLDERLHLPKEFLAGILRQAGASEGIDEERLREMWKEVAGEFVARHATPVSLKNGCLTLQVLQPAIRFQLEQTKTVLLKNIQAAAGEGMVKIIRFSVG
- a CDS encoding ferredoxin; translated protein: MADREDKNPENVSGKFYVDSQCIDCDLCRETAPNNFTRSDDEGYSYVYKQPENDEEKSQCREAMEGCPVEAIGEDGEE